The following are from one region of the Stenotrophomonas lactitubi genome:
- a CDS encoding TonB-dependent receptor: MSKLTLGLVAALAAAPAFAQSTSAGVGGQVVSRAGQPVAGAEVTITHTESGTVSRATTDAAGRYNARGLRVGGPYSITITKPGEGTKTEDGVYLGVNQTGTINATLAGDLAATNLDTVQVTAVGGGSEVFSATKMGSGTNISQQQIEVAPSIGGNIQDLMRLDPRVTFIDRASGSISAGGQNPRFNSISIDGVSASDTFGLEGNNMPTRRQPVAMEAIEALDINLSNYDVSIAAAAGATVNAVTKSGTNEFHGSVYGTYRDGDWFGDNPEGQPFKGFTKEETYGMTLGGPIIKDKLFFFANYEKFKQAAPGADLSGTALGKANAQFTMADVTRAQQIAQGYGINAGGLESNGDTEMEEYALKLDWNISENHRANIRYSKIDQSKLRINGMTTSSASLSSYWYQHDKTNESYVAQLFSDWTSNFSTELKASYREYSAIRNVSTDAPSIRIFFGGNQGSPSGDSLYLGTEVNSQNNILETKAWNYYAAGTWTLGNHDVKFGASYDTNDIYNYFGANSWGAYTFYGLDNFAAGRWSSYNYNPERTPGSIPADYKFSNLALFVQDTWYVNNNLTLTLGVRGDRADTSPAPAYNAAASTFFGRNNSDVLSNKFLIQPRFGFNYTFDSERPTQLRGGVGLFQGDAPQVWLSNSYSATGFNNSVYAYTSNNPALPFNPNKDSQPVPTTPGSNRQNVNFVGSDFNMPSVYKANLAFDHETPWYGIVASAELLVTKVKDALYYKNLNLGPVQQLGPDGRALYYAAARNGNLWTNNDARAGRNGAYDSVYEIANTDKGRTSQFTVSLSKPWSEASDWSWNIGYTYTDATEVGSLTSSTASSGWGYQYAFNANSETENTSRYEIRDRLSGSLNWKHKFFGDYETKVGLVYEGRSGRPYSYVYVNDANGDSRSANDLFYVPNRGDVLFGDINKDTGRFTANPEMEKSFYEWLAANPQLAKYAGSYAPANQFRTGWINTFDIRISQQLPGFMKGHKSEVWLDIQNVGNMLNKKWGNIYDYGFFADARVATLQGMKDGKYVYNFRGADLPAVANNDADGFDVGVSQWSLQLGFRYQF; the protein is encoded by the coding sequence ATGTCCAAGCTCACCCTTGGTCTCGTGGCTGCGCTCGCCGCCGCTCCCGCCTTCGCCCAGAGCACCTCTGCCGGTGTCGGCGGCCAGGTCGTGTCCCGCGCCGGCCAGCCCGTCGCCGGTGCTGAAGTCACCATCACCCACACCGAGTCGGGCACCGTTTCGCGTGCCACCACCGATGCGGCGGGTCGTTACAACGCGCGCGGCCTGCGCGTGGGCGGTCCGTACTCGATCACCATCACCAAGCCGGGTGAAGGCACCAAGACCGAAGATGGCGTCTACCTGGGCGTGAACCAGACCGGCACCATCAACGCCACCTTGGCCGGCGACCTCGCCGCGACCAACCTGGACACCGTGCAGGTCACCGCTGTCGGCGGCGGCTCGGAAGTGTTCAGCGCCACCAAGATGGGTTCGGGCACCAACATCAGCCAGCAGCAGATCGAAGTTGCGCCGTCCATCGGCGGCAACATCCAGGATCTGATGCGTCTGGATCCGCGCGTGACCTTTATCGATCGCGCCTCGGGCTCGATCTCGGCCGGCGGCCAGAACCCGCGCTTCAACTCGATCAGCATCGACGGCGTTTCGGCCAGCGATACCTTCGGCCTGGAAGGCAACAACATGCCGACCCGCCGCCAGCCGGTCGCGATGGAAGCCATCGAAGCGCTGGACATCAACCTGTCCAACTACGACGTCAGCATCGCTGCCGCTGCCGGCGCCACCGTCAACGCGGTGACCAAGTCGGGTACCAATGAATTCCACGGTTCGGTGTACGGCACCTACCGTGACGGCGACTGGTTCGGTGACAACCCGGAAGGCCAGCCGTTCAAGGGCTTCACCAAGGAAGAAACCTACGGCATGACCTTGGGCGGTCCGATTATCAAGGACAAGCTGTTCTTCTTCGCCAACTACGAAAAGTTCAAGCAGGCCGCGCCGGGCGCCGACCTGAGCGGAACCGCGCTGGGTAAGGCCAATGCGCAGTTCACCATGGCCGACGTGACCCGCGCGCAGCAGATCGCGCAGGGCTACGGCATCAACGCCGGTGGCCTGGAAAGCAACGGCGACACGGAGATGGAAGAGTACGCGCTGAAGCTGGACTGGAACATCAGCGAAAACCACCGTGCCAACATCCGTTACAGCAAGATCGACCAGAGCAAGCTGCGCATCAACGGCATGACCACCAGCTCTGCCTCGCTGAGCTCGTACTGGTACCAGCATGACAAGACCAACGAGAGCTACGTCGCCCAGCTGTTCAGCGACTGGACCTCGAACTTCTCGACCGAACTGAAGGCCTCGTACCGCGAGTACTCGGCGATCCGCAACGTGTCCACCGATGCGCCGAGCATCCGCATCTTCTTCGGCGGCAACCAGGGTTCGCCGTCGGGTGACTCGCTGTACCTGGGTACCGAAGTCAACTCGCAGAACAACATCCTGGAAACCAAGGCGTGGAACTACTACGCCGCCGGTACATGGACCCTGGGCAACCACGATGTCAAGTTCGGTGCGTCGTACGACACCAACGACATCTACAACTACTTCGGCGCCAACTCGTGGGGTGCCTACACCTTCTACGGTCTGGACAACTTCGCCGCTGGCCGCTGGAGCAGCTACAACTACAATCCGGAGCGTACCCCGGGCTCGATTCCGGCTGACTACAAGTTCAGCAACCTGGCCCTGTTCGTGCAGGACACCTGGTATGTCAACAACAATCTGACCCTGACCCTGGGCGTGCGTGGCGACCGTGCTGACACCAGTCCGGCCCCAGCCTACAACGCTGCGGCGTCGACGTTCTTCGGTCGCAACAACAGCGATGTGCTGAGCAACAAGTTCCTGATCCAGCCGCGCTTCGGTTTCAACTACACCTTCGACAGCGAGCGCCCGACCCAGCTGCGCGGTGGCGTGGGCCTGTTCCAGGGTGATGCCCCGCAGGTGTGGCTGAGCAACAGCTATTCGGCGACCGGCTTCAACAATTCGGTCTACGCTTACACCTCCAACAACCCGGCGCTGCCGTTCAACCCGAACAAGGACAGCCAGCCGGTCCCGACCACCCCGGGCTCGAATCGTCAGAACGTCAACTTCGTCGGCAGCGACTTCAACATGCCGTCGGTGTACAAGGCCAACCTGGCCTTCGACCATGAGACCCCGTGGTACGGCATCGTGGCTTCGGCCGAGCTGCTGGTCACCAAGGTGAAGGACGCGCTGTACTACAAGAACCTGAACCTGGGTCCGGTGCAGCAGCTGGGTCCGGACGGCCGTGCGCTCTACTACGCAGCGGCACGCAACGGCAACCTCTGGACCAATAACGACGCACGCGCCGGGCGTAATGGTGCCTACGACTCGGTGTACGAAATCGCCAACACCGACAAGGGCCGTACCTCGCAGTTCACCGTGTCGTTGAGCAAGCCGTGGTCGGAAGCCAGCGACTGGTCCTGGAACATCGGCTACACCTACACCGACGCCACCGAAGTGGGCTCGCTGACCAGCTCCACCGCCAGCTCGGGCTGGGGCTACCAGTACGCCTTCAACGCCAACAGCGAAACCGAGAACACCTCGCGCTACGAGATCCGCGACCGCCTGTCGGGCTCGCTGAACTGGAAGCACAAGTTCTTCGGCGACTACGAAACCAAGGTGGGCCTGGTGTACGAAGGCCGTAGCGGCCGTCCGTACAGCTACGTCTACGTCAACGACGCCAACGGCGACAGCCGTAGTGCGAACGACCTGTTCTACGTGCCGAACCGGGGCGATGTGCTGTTCGGTGACATCAACAAGGACACCGGTCGGTTCACCGCCAACCCGGAAATGGAGAAGTCGTTCTACGAGTGGCTGGCCGCCAACCCGCAGCTGGCCAAGTATGCGGGTAGCTACGCTCCGGCCAACCAGTTCCGTACCGGCTGGATCAACACCTTCGACATCCGTATCAGCCAGCAGCTGCCGGGCTTCATGAAGGGTCACAAGTCGGAAGTGTGGCTGGACATCCAGAACGTCGGCAACATGCTGAACAAGAAGTGGGGCAACATCTACGACTACGGCTTCTTTGCCGATGCGCGTGTGGCCACCCTGCAGGGCATGAAGGACGGCAAGTACGTGTACAACTTCCGCGGCGCTGACCTGCCGGCGGTGGCAAACAATGACGCAGACGGCTTTGATGTCGGTGTGTCGCAGTGGTCGCTGCAGCTGGGCTTCCGCTACCAGTTCTGA
- the grxD gene encoding Grx4 family monothiol glutaredoxin, with protein MAVMQQIQAEVDRYPLVLFMKGTPQYPMCGYSSRAVQALMAAGAVALRTVNVLEEPEIRANLPRFSNLPTFPQLFINGELIGGCDIVMELFEAGELKRIVEEAAQG; from the coding sequence GTGGCGGTAATGCAGCAAATCCAGGCCGAGGTGGATCGTTACCCGCTCGTGCTGTTCATGAAGGGCACCCCGCAATACCCCATGTGCGGCTATTCCAGCCGCGCCGTGCAGGCCTTGATGGCCGCAGGCGCCGTGGCGCTGCGCACGGTCAATGTGCTGGAAGAGCCCGAGATCCGCGCCAACCTGCCGCGCTTCTCCAATCTGCCCACCTTCCCGCAGCTGTTCATCAACGGTGAGTTGATCGGCGGCTGTGACATCGTCATGGAACTGTTCGAAGCCGGCGAGCTCAAGCGCATCGTCGAAGAGGCTGCGCAGGGATGA
- the ppnN gene encoding nucleotide 5'-monophosphate nucleosidase PpnN yields the protein MTTNEKAARTLPVQDARIYPRGGLDVLSRAEVARLRDASGGGMHELLRRCALAVLTSGSASDDPRAARDLYPDFDIQVAQQDRGVRIDLANAPAMAFVDGEIIRGVAELLFAVVRDLAYMAIEMGPAYAAELESSEGITNAVFGLLRNARILNPGDPNLVVCWGGHSISRDEYLYTKQVGYELGLRGLDICTGCGPGAMKGPMKGATIAHAKQRRTVTRYIGLTEPGIIAAESPNPIVNHLVIMPDIEKRLEAFVRIGHGIIVFAGGVGTAEEILYLLGILLREENKDLPFPLILTGPTVAAPYFEQIDRFIRLTLGDAAAERYEIVIGDPVAVAKKMSAGIKRVREHRLAQKDSFFFNWSIEIPWEYQQPFVPTHEAMAALDLHHGRAPHALAADLRRAFSGIVAGNVKEDGMRRIEEFGPFQIHGDPDMMQALDALLRAFVEQRRMKISGEYQPCYQVLA from the coding sequence ATGACAACGAACGAAAAGGCAGCGCGGACGCTGCCGGTGCAGGACGCGCGGATCTACCCGCGTGGTGGCCTGGATGTGCTGTCGCGGGCTGAGGTTGCGCGCTTGCGCGATGCCTCCGGCGGCGGCATGCACGAGCTGCTGCGCCGCTGCGCGCTGGCCGTGCTGACCAGTGGCAGTGCTTCCGATGATCCGCGCGCGGCGCGCGATCTCTATCCCGACTTCGACATCCAGGTGGCGCAGCAGGATCGCGGCGTGCGCATCGACCTGGCCAATGCGCCGGCGATGGCGTTCGTCGATGGCGAAATCATCCGCGGTGTCGCCGAACTGTTGTTTGCGGTGGTCCGCGACCTGGCCTACATGGCCATCGAGATGGGCCCGGCCTACGCGGCCGAGCTGGAGTCGTCCGAGGGCATCACCAATGCGGTGTTCGGACTGCTGCGCAACGCGCGCATCCTCAACCCGGGTGACCCGAATCTGGTGGTCTGCTGGGGCGGCCACTCGATCTCGCGCGACGAGTACCTGTACACCAAGCAGGTCGGTTACGAGCTGGGCCTGCGCGGCCTGGACATCTGCACCGGCTGCGGCCCGGGCGCGATGAAGGGCCCGATGAAGGGCGCCACCATCGCCCATGCCAAGCAGCGCCGGACGGTGACGCGCTACATCGGCCTGACCGAGCCGGGCATCATCGCCGCCGAGTCGCCGAACCCGATCGTCAACCACCTGGTGATCATGCCGGACATCGAGAAGCGCCTTGAGGCCTTCGTCCGCATCGGCCACGGCATCATCGTGTTCGCCGGTGGCGTGGGTACCGCCGAGGAGATCCTGTACCTGCTCGGCATCCTGCTGCGCGAGGAGAACAAGGATCTGCCGTTCCCGCTGATCCTGACCGGCCCGACCGTGGCCGCGCCGTACTTCGAGCAGATCGACCGCTTCATCCGCCTGACCCTGGGCGACGCCGCGGCCGAGCGCTACGAAATCGTCATCGGCGATCCGGTGGCGGTAGCCAAGAAAATGTCGGCCGGCATCAAGCGCGTGCGTGAGCATCGCTTGGCACAGAAGGATTCGTTCTTCTTCAACTGGTCCATCGAGATTCCGTGGGAATACCAGCAGCCGTTCGTGCCGACCCACGAAGCGATGGCGGCGCTGGACCTGCACCACGGCCGTGCACCGCACGCGCTGGCAGCCGACCTGCGCCGGGCCTTCTCGGGCATCGTCGCCGGCAACGTGAAGGAAGACGGCATGCGCCGCATCGAGGAGTTCGGGCCGTTCCAGATCCATGGCGACCCCGACATGATGCAGGCCCTGGACGCGCTGCTGCGTGCCTTCGTCGAGCAGCGCCGGATGAAGATCTCCGGCGAGTACCAGCCCTGCTACCAGGTGCTGGCGTAA
- a CDS encoding Trm112 family protein, whose protein sequence is MDRKLLDLLVSPDTRQPLSLLDGKGLEALNRAIAAGSVNRADGNPLAQPLREALVTRDRKQVFRVDDGIPVLLAEEAIPTAQIADFPTA, encoded by the coding sequence ATGGATCGCAAGCTGCTCGACCTGCTGGTGTCGCCCGATACCCGCCAGCCCCTGTCCCTGCTGGATGGCAAGGGCCTGGAAGCCCTCAACCGGGCGATCGCCGCCGGTTCCGTCAACCGCGCCGATGGCAACCCGCTGGCGCAGCCACTGCGCGAAGCCCTGGTCACCCGCGACCGCAAGCAGGTATTCCGCGTCGACGACGGTATTCCGGTGCTGCTGGCCGAAGAGGCCATCCCGACCGCACAGATCGCCGA
- a CDS encoding superoxide dismutase — MPVELPALPYLPSSLQPHLSAQTVELHHSRHHRAYVDAVNAAIVGTEWEEAMLEDIVRHAQGALFDAAAQAWNHGFYWQCLRPRGGGEPQGRLGELVKRQFGDGQRLREEFNRTALGLFGSGWVWLVQHPGGQLGLQATRNAGTPLTGDSTPLLCCDVWEHAYYTDYQNDRARYLEAFWQLVNWEFAESQLR, encoded by the coding sequence ATGCCCGTCGAATTGCCCGCCCTGCCCTACCTGCCCTCGTCCCTGCAGCCGCACCTGTCGGCACAGACCGTGGAACTGCATCACAGCCGCCACCATCGCGCCTACGTCGACGCGGTCAATGCCGCCATCGTCGGCACCGAATGGGAAGAAGCCATGCTGGAGGACATCGTCCGCCACGCCCAGGGCGCGCTGTTCGATGCCGCTGCCCAGGCCTGGAACCACGGCTTCTACTGGCAGTGCCTGCGCCCGCGTGGCGGTGGCGAACCGCAGGGCCGCCTGGGCGAACTGGTCAAACGCCAGTTCGGCGACGGCCAGCGTCTTCGCGAAGAGTTCAACCGGACCGCGCTTGGCCTGTTCGGCTCCGGCTGGGTATGGCTGGTACAGCACCCGGGTGGGCAGCTCGGCCTGCAGGCGACGCGCAACGCGGGCACGCCGCTCACCGGCGACAGCACGCCACTGCTGTGCTGCGATGTCTGGGAGCACGCGTACTACACCGACTACCAGAATGATCGTGCGCGTTATCTGGAAGCATTCTGGCAACTGGTGAACTGGGAGTTCGCCGAGAGCCAGCTGCGCTGA
- the pilV gene encoding type IV pilus modification protein PilV → MTRRLPSFSRRQAGFSLLEVLIAILVLAFGLLGFALLQTMNVRFVQSSNYRTQATNLAYDLLDQMRSNRYQAGWYTNAAFAANSIKASSCTRVLGADQGVASNITRWQCQVVQALGEGASATVQNANGRVTVGITWGDQRWDPQNPDAQTTFTLVSQL, encoded by the coding sequence ATGACCCGTCGTCTCCCTTCTTTTTCGCGGCGGCAGGCGGGTTTCAGCTTGCTCGAAGTGCTGATCGCCATCCTCGTACTCGCGTTCGGCCTGCTGGGCTTCGCCCTGCTGCAGACCATGAATGTACGTTTCGTGCAGAGCTCGAACTACCGTACGCAGGCGACCAACCTGGCTTATGACCTGCTCGACCAGATGCGCAGCAACCGCTACCAGGCCGGTTGGTACACCAATGCCGCGTTCGCAGCCAATTCGATCAAGGCCAGCAGCTGCACTCGTGTCTTGGGTGCTGACCAGGGTGTGGCCAGCAACATCACCCGCTGGCAGTGCCAGGTCGTGCAGGCGCTTGGCGAAGGCGCGAGCGCCACCGTGCAGAACGCCAATGGTCGGGTAACGGTGGGCATCACCTGGGGAGATCAGCGCTGGGATCCCCAGAATCCGGATGCACAGACCACCTTCACTCTGGTGTCGCAGCTATGA
- a CDS encoding SDR family NAD(P)-dependent oxidoreductase, translating into MSAWPSTSPADGALDGRPLQDRVVLVAGAGGGLGSAAAVAAAEAGATVVLLGRKPRRLDRVYAQVQAVGPEPLLYPLDLEGAGPDDYAELAQAVAQELGRLDGLLVCAAHFPGLTPFELADPASFARAVHVTLTAPAWLAQACLPLLRQREDAALVFTVDAPERVGQAYWGGYGAAQHGLRGLIGSLHDELARSPVRVSGLYPGPLRTALRARAYSIDQDPAARGPEAAAAAAVTLLSHAGQAWRGQVFDAGNPPSTGEDVRKAE; encoded by the coding sequence ATGAGCGCCTGGCCATCGACGTCACCGGCAGACGGGGCGCTCGATGGCCGCCCGTTGCAGGATCGCGTGGTGCTCGTTGCCGGCGCCGGTGGTGGGCTGGGGAGTGCCGCCGCTGTGGCTGCCGCCGAGGCGGGAGCGACCGTGGTCCTGCTGGGGCGCAAGCCACGACGGCTGGACCGGGTCTACGCCCAGGTGCAGGCGGTCGGGCCGGAACCCCTGTTGTACCCGTTGGACCTGGAAGGTGCAGGTCCTGACGACTATGCCGAACTGGCCCAGGCCGTGGCGCAGGAGCTGGGACGTCTTGATGGCCTGCTGGTCTGTGCAGCGCACTTTCCCGGCCTGACCCCGTTCGAGCTGGCCGACCCGGCCAGTTTCGCCCGTGCCGTGCACGTCACCCTGACCGCTCCTGCCTGGCTGGCCCAGGCCTGCCTGCCGTTGCTGCGCCAGCGTGAAGACGCGGCACTGGTATTCACCGTGGATGCCCCTGAGCGGGTGGGGCAGGCGTACTGGGGCGGCTATGGCGCCGCCCAGCACGGTCTGCGCGGGCTGATCGGCAGCCTGCATGACGAGCTGGCCCGCAGCCCGGTGCGGGTAAGTGGCCTTTACCCCGGCCCCTTGCGTACTGCCCTGCGGGCGCGGGCCTATTCGATCGACCAGGACCCGGCCGCGCGTGGCCCGGAGGCTGCCGCTGCGGCGGCCGTGACCCTGTTGTCCCACGCTGGACAGGCGTGGCGGGGGCAGGTGTTCGATGCGGGCAATCCGCCATCGACGGGTGAAGACGTTCGTAAAGCGGAATGA
- a CDS encoding GspH/FimT family pseudopilin yields the protein MSSRRSNGFTLVELMVTIAVVAILGTIAFPSFQSTIRSNRIATAGNEITGLLSLARSEAVRNKRGGGICGSSNGTSCDNSWSSGMLAWADVNGDGSKGSGETVLRFVAVSADSVTVTGPGAVVSFDNRGRRRAATTQEIVLQPVKCGSDTLRRTLTINAAGQITSTKAACQ from the coding sequence ATGTCATCGCGCCGGTCCAATGGCTTCACGCTGGTCGAACTGATGGTCACCATTGCGGTGGTCGCCATTCTCGGCACCATTGCGTTTCCGAGCTTCCAGAGCACGATCCGCTCCAACCGGATCGCTACCGCCGGCAATGAAATCACCGGCCTGTTGTCGCTCGCCCGCAGCGAAGCGGTCCGTAACAAGAGGGGAGGCGGCATCTGCGGCAGCTCCAACGGCACCAGCTGCGATAACTCCTGGTCCTCGGGCATGCTGGCCTGGGCCGACGTCAATGGCGATGGCAGCAAGGGCAGCGGTGAAACCGTGCTCCGTTTCGTCGCCGTCAGCGCAGATTCGGTCACGGTCACCGGTCCGGGTGCCGTGGTCAGCTTCGACAACCGGGGGCGACGCCGCGCGGCCACGACCCAGGAAATCGTGCTGCAGCCGGTCAAGTGCGGCAGCGATACCCTTCGGCGCACCCTGACCATCAACGCGGCTGGCCAGATCACTTCCACCAAGGCTGCCTGCCAATGA
- the purE gene encoding 5-(carboxyamino)imidazole ribonucleotide mutase, which yields MTPNPIAPLVGIVMGSRSDWETMQHAAQKLEALGVPFEVKVVSAHRTPDVLFSYAEQAGSRGLRAIIAGAGGAAHLPGMIAAKTAVPVLGVPVQSKALNGMDSLLSIVQMPAGIPVATFAIGNAGASNAALFAAAMLASDQPAIGQALDAFRARQTEDVMAHDDPRQ from the coding sequence ATGACCCCCAACCCGATCGCGCCGCTTGTCGGCATCGTCATGGGTTCCCGCTCCGACTGGGAAACCATGCAGCACGCCGCCCAGAAGCTTGAAGCTCTGGGTGTTCCGTTCGAAGTGAAGGTGGTGTCCGCGCATCGGACGCCGGATGTGTTGTTCAGTTATGCCGAGCAGGCGGGTTCGCGCGGGCTGCGCGCGATCATTGCCGGCGCCGGCGGTGCCGCGCACCTGCCGGGCATGATCGCGGCCAAGACCGCGGTGCCGGTGCTGGGCGTGCCGGTGCAGTCCAAGGCCCTCAATGGCATGGATTCGCTGCTGTCGATCGTGCAGATGCCGGCCGGCATCCCGGTCGCCACCTTCGCCATCGGCAATGCCGGCGCCTCCAATGCCGCGCTGTTCGCCGCGGCGATGCTGGCCAGCGACCAGCCGGCGATCGGCCAGGCGCTCGATGCTTTCCGCGCGCGCCAGACCGAAGACGTGATGGCCCACGACGATCCGCGCCAATGA
- a CDS encoding pilus assembly PilX family protein produces MNTRPRMRPMPRQQRGAVLYVALIMLILLALIGIAGMQVAGMQEKMAANYRATNVAFQNAEGVTRRSEMAIESIANRTAAASNAPLVATDIQENCDIAFDPVAWGRARPLTTAQAVNVRRIDSCVIGGGSLSMGKPLDPVTPIYQITTFATDTPTDSSSTASVDTIFKL; encoded by the coding sequence ATGAACACTCGACCCCGTATGCGTCCGATGCCGCGCCAGCAGCGCGGTGCCGTGCTGTATGTGGCGCTGATCATGCTGATCCTGCTGGCGCTGATCGGTATCGCTGGCATGCAGGTGGCGGGCATGCAGGAAAAGATGGCCGCCAACTACCGTGCGACCAACGTCGCCTTCCAGAACGCGGAGGGTGTGACCCGGCGCAGCGAGATGGCGATCGAGAGCATCGCCAACCGTACAGCCGCCGCCAGCAATGCGCCCCTGGTGGCGACCGATATCCAGGAAAACTGCGACATCGCCTTCGATCCGGTGGCCTGGGGGCGCGCGCGCCCGCTGACGACTGCCCAGGCAGTCAACGTGCGTCGCATCGATTCCTGCGTCATCGGTGGCGGGTCACTGTCGATGGGCAAGCCGCTCGACCCGGTTACTCCGATCTACCAGATCACCACCTTCGCCACCGATACCCCGACGGACTCCTCGTCTACGGCATCGGTCGATACCATCTTCAAGCTCTGA
- a CDS encoding 5-(carboxyamino)imidazole ribonucleotide synthase: MSLTVGILGGGQLARMMVLAGAPLGLRFELYDPAADACSGPLAPLTVGAFDDRQALADFAAKVDVVTFDFENVPADSAQWLADRVPVYPPPSALAVAQDRLSEKTLFQQLGIPLPAFADIRSRDELAAKAAEFGLPCILKTRRLGYDGKGQFRLRSEADIDAAWQALGAQVERTGLILEGFVAFQREVSVVAVRGRDGSFQAWPVTGNWHVDGVLSASVAPAVLSAAEHEAAIGYAQRVAEHLQYVGVFALELFCRDGELLANEMAPRVHNSGHWTIEGSETSQFENHLRAVLGLPLGSTRMLGHACMLNWLGAMPDPTPVLQQASGHWHDYGKESRDGRKVGHATLRDDDAGALADALVQVGLELDRQAQVAPAVHALRNG, translated from the coding sequence ATGAGCCTGACCGTCGGCATCCTCGGCGGCGGTCAGCTCGCCCGCATGATGGTCCTGGCTGGTGCGCCGCTGGGACTGCGCTTCGAACTGTACGATCCGGCGGCCGATGCCTGCAGCGGCCCGCTGGCGCCGCTCACCGTCGGCGCATTCGATGATCGGCAGGCGCTGGCGGACTTCGCTGCCAAAGTCGATGTGGTGACTTTCGATTTCGAGAACGTGCCGGCTGATAGCGCGCAATGGCTGGCCGACCGCGTGCCGGTCTACCCGCCGCCGTCGGCGCTGGCCGTGGCCCAGGACCGGTTGAGCGAGAAGACCCTGTTCCAGCAGCTGGGTATCCCGCTGCCGGCGTTCGCCGATATCCGCAGCCGCGACGAACTGGCCGCCAAGGCCGCCGAATTCGGTCTGCCGTGCATCCTCAAGACCCGCCGCCTGGGCTACGACGGCAAGGGCCAGTTCCGCCTGCGCAGCGAAGCGGACATCGATGCGGCTTGGCAGGCGCTGGGTGCGCAGGTCGAGCGCACCGGCCTGATCCTCGAGGGCTTCGTCGCCTTCCAGCGCGAAGTCAGCGTGGTGGCCGTGCGCGGTCGCGATGGCAGCTTCCAGGCCTGGCCGGTCACCGGCAACTGGCATGTGGACGGTGTGCTTTCGGCCAGCGTGGCACCGGCGGTGCTGTCCGCTGCCGAGCACGAAGCGGCGATCGGCTATGCCCAGCGTGTCGCCGAGCACCTGCAGTACGTGGGTGTGTTCGCGTTGGAGCTGTTCTGCCGCGACGGTGAACTGCTGGCCAACGAGATGGCGCCGCGTGTGCACAACTCCGGTCACTGGACCATCGAAGGCAGCGAAACCTCGCAGTTCGAGAACCACCTGCGCGCGGTGCTCGGTCTGCCGCTGGGCAGTACCCGCATGCTTGGCCATGCCTGCATGCTGAACTGGCTGGGGGCGATGCCTGACCCGACGCCGGTGCTGCAGCAGGCCAGCGGCCATTGGCACGACTACGGCAAGGAATCGCGTGATGGCCGTAAGGTCGGTCACGCCACCCTGCGCGATGATGATGCCGGTGCACTGGCGGATGCGTTGGTGCAGGTTGGGCTGGAACTGGACCGTCAGGCCCAGGTGGCTCCAGCGGTGCACGCGCTGCGCAACGGCTGA